aatcaattttctttttaacataatgaataataattaatttactcatttttcatATACCACAAATAAAAtctaatctaatttttaataaaaaaatttcaattataattttacatttgttagtCTCAATTATTGAAGTGAGATTATTCATATACTATACCAAATTAATTACttataaaatagtaacaaaatttaTGGTTCACGGACTGAAAGAAAAGTTTTGCATCTCATTTATATTTATGTTGGACTTGTTTTAGAAATTCCAGCAACTGTTTTAATTActcaaacatttaaaaaattattacatcAATATTTTTTCCATATTTAAAGAATGTGTATCAACTCTTAATTctagttatattttttatatttaagagtTTCACCTTGGTTAGAgttgatatattttttatattagttatttttttaatgaatttttttatgaaaattatttctATCATCTTAATGGATAGAAGTATTTACTCTTAGAGGATTTAATGCTTAAAATAATCCACTATTATTGTATTCTATTTTGTTCTACATTTTCTAATTTGATTTTAcaaatttaaggaaaaatatatataatcaattaaGATTTAACAAGTTGTTATTacaataaaaaagataaataagtatttttttttatttaaaggtttgagaattaaaaattattaagtaaAAACAAGTATAAAAAACTGTTAGCAATATTAAGTAAAGAATATATGAGTTGCTTAAAATTGAAAAACAAGCTATAGTGGGAAATTAGCGTTGATTCACTATCACAAGTCTGAAGTTTCATTTGTTGTCGTCTTTTCTTTTCATATATCGTGTCCAATTTCACTTTTGTAATCATTTGATTTGATTACTTCAATTTTGGACCCTCTGTCGCTTCCTTCTTAATCAACCTTTCTTTCATCGCCAATCTCCTCCATTGGACTCATCTGTCAATTCTAACTCATCCAAGGCACTCAACTCAACTCAAGTTTTCAATCTGATCTTCGCTAACATTTGTCCACTTCTAATTTAGTCCCTCCTTTTTTATCCAAGCTCACCACTACTTCAAATTATTCATTTCATCTTCCACTAACACTGCTTTTCATCTCAATTTTTACCTCTCTCTTATTATTATACCCATTTTATATTTTCTCAACTtaacaactttttcaatttagccccttatCGTTAACCATTTTCATCTTGCAGTCTCTTCATCTATCTCATTGAAATTGACCTGACATTTTTGGGTTTGGCGAGGATTTTTTTTTACAAGGTTTATTGTAATAATGTTTCTTAAGTTAGCTTTACCCTTAGTATTAGAGGTAGTTCTTCCACGATCATATGTGTTACACCAATTATAGGTCGTTTTCCTCAAGATTTGTCTCGCCTATTATTGCTTGAAGTTATTCATGCCTTATTGCTTCTTTTATGGCACTTACAATCTTTTGTTTTGTGGTCTATATTGCCCTAAAATCCACAGAACATGATTTATTCTTTAAGTCAATTCGACTTTATCAAAGATGATGTTTAAAGGATCCTTGAATTTTGAACTTGgtttaaaataaatacttaagaaatttaagaaagtgTAATTGGTGAAATAGTTGTATAGGTaatctcttcttcttttattatACTATTCATAATGAACTATATGAGCTCATTGCACCGAATTGCTAATACAAAGTATGTGATGGAGGAAGATGTGACATTCCATACGATGGTAGGAGGCCGTGGAAATAGCTAATCTAGGGTAAAGATTTTGATAAGAGTTTTGGCTAGTAGTCTCTCCTTGATGGAGGATATCAGGGATATTTACAATGGAGGGTTTGGCTATTAGCCACCCTCAACTCTTTACACGTGTCAAAAAAGAGGTTTTGTATTGAAATGCAATTTAGGGAGCAAAAGAGCTTTCTAACTAGGCGGTAATTGGATTTTATGGGTTTTGACATTCTAAATAGAAAAGATGAAGATTTAACGTGTAGACTGTagagtaaataaaaaattttctaatatatatacataatcaatttttattaggtaaaatcatttttatcatattttaataaaataaattagttttatacgtatttaattaataactatttattcaaaattttggaCTTGATTAGTCCAAtccaataattttaaataaaggtttaattatgaattttatatttttattttataaaaattgagaaataaagagataaattttaatattttataaaaattactaaattaattcatgtgtttgtatatatatgaatttgaattattgaTGTTAATTTGCTACATGTAAattgttgaataaattatttttatcgattttttacatattaaaataattgaataagaactaaaatttatcatattaaaCTAAAGATCAGActatatttaaatttagattaaaataaattaaaatataattcatatattatgatatttaaatccaaaataataatgataaaaatctagtaatctaaaaaaaattaacatagaAACTGAAACATCAACCTTTATTTATTCCAATttattgaagagaaaaaaatgataaacaatttttatttattaaaaaaaaggaatttgTAGAATTTGTTATTAGTTATTACAATTTTTGTTCTGTTTTGTCATAACAATGTTATCCGTCTGTCCCCTTCAAGTTCATCTATTAAAAGCATAGTGATAATTAGCCAACGCAGTTTTTTTTTCGCTTTCCAATCTTCACTCCCGTCCTCACATTTCCCAACAAAAAGCGAAGGAAATCATTTTCATCAATCCCCCCCATCACCCTTCTTTATCTTTCCCACGGAAACGAAGAGCAAATCAGAAAACCTTGTGAAGAAAAAATGAGGGAAATCTTGCATATCCAAGGAGGCCAATGTGGGAACCAGATCGGGGCTAAGTTCTGGGAAGTCATATGCGATGAGCATGGAATCGACAACACTGGAAAGTATAACGGTGACTCCGATCTCCAGCTGGAGCGTATCAATGTCTACTACAATGAAGCCAGTGGCGGTAGGTATGTCCCTCGCGCTGTTCTCATGGATCTTGAACCTGGCACTATGGACTCCGTCAGATCCGGTCTTTTCGGCCAGATCTTTCGTCCCGATAACTTTGTCTTCGGTCAGTCTGGTGCTGGCAACAACTGGGCCAAGGGTCATTATACCGAGGGAGCTGAGCTCATTGATTCTGTTCTAGACGTTGTCAGAAAAGAGGCGGAGAATTGTGATTGTTTGCAGGGTATCTTTCAACCCTATAACTTTTACCCTCTTTTCCGGATATATTTTATTCGGTTTTACATTAAATTTCTCGtatttgtcctttttttttttcttttttgctttctaAAATTGGGTCTGTTCTTGATCTTGGGTTCATTGAGCCGATAGCATTTTTGCAGTGCAGATTATATGTTCTCTTTTATACCTATCGAACGTTACTATTTCaaagtaaaattgttaaaaataagaaacaaattGTTTAAATCGTTGAAATTCTTTCGTTGTCTTGATTGGAGGAATTGAATTTCATCTTCACCTGTCTTGCTTTGAAGTGACTGTGGTTGCAATATGGTTGGTTTGTGTTTGTATAGATAACATTTGTTGCAAGCGTCGTCCTCTATAATTCCATTTAACTTGATTATCCAACACATTTTATTACGTTTCCTGCAATTATGTTTAATATCAACCTTGTCTATGGTTGATGTTGACTGGCTTTGTTACTTCGTAGTCTCAGAAAGTTCACCAGAAAGGGGGTGGGAAAGGAAAACGGACATGTCTGCTTTCGTATCTCACTTTTATGTGCCTTTGCGCAGGTTTTCAAGTTTGTCATTCATTGGGTGGCGGTACTGGATCTGGAATGGGAACCCTTCTTATTTCCAAGATCAGGGAGGAGTATCCAGATCGCATGATGTTGACATTTTCGGTCTTCCCTTCGCCCAAGGTATCCGATACAGTTGTTGAACCATACAATGCTACCCTTTCTGTTCATCAGCTTGTTGAGAatgctgatgaatgcatggtgtTGGACAATGAAGCTCTTTATGACATCTGCTTCCGCACCCTCAAGCTCGCCACTCCTACCTGTAAGTTTTGATTTGTCATTCCAAATGCCtagtttattttttcatatttgtttCTGTGGATTGGGTTATAACTGGTATTTCCTTCCCACACTTCTTCAAAAACATTTATTGGCTCCTTGCAAAGGAATCAATTTCCCAAGTATATACGATCTGCCCATCAATTGATTCTTCTTTTAACTTGTCTCAGTTGGTGACCTTAACCACCTCATCTCTGCTACCATGAGTGGTGTTACATGCTGTCTACGGTTCCCTGGACAGCTGAACTCTGATCTCCGTAAGCTGGCGGTTAACCTTATCCCTTTCCCTCGATTACACTTCTTCATGGTTGGCTTTGCACCCTTGACATCCAGAGGATCACAGCAGTATAGGAACCTGACTGTTCCTGAACTGACTCAGCAGATGTGGGATGCCAAAAACATGATGTGTGCTGCTGACCCACGCCATGGGCGTTACCTAACTGCTTCTGCAATGTTCCGGGGTAAGATGAGCACTAAGGAGGTTGACGAACAAATGATTAATGTCCAGAATAAGAATTCGTCATACTTTGTTGAGTGGATCCCTAACAATGTGAAGTCTAGCGTGTGTGACATCCCACCTAAGGGTCTGAAAATGGCATCTACTTTCATCGGAAATTCAACTTCGATTCAGGAGATGTTTAGGAGGGTTAGTGAGCAGTTTACAGCTATGTTCAGGAGGAAAGCTTTCTTGCACTGGTACACTGGTGAGGGAATGGATGAGATGGAGTTTACGGAAGCTGAGAGCAACATGAATGATTTAGTTGCAGAGTACCAGCAATACCAGGATGCAACTGCTGACGACGAGTATGAGGAaggagaggaagaagaagaggaagctGCTTGAGTGAATAACGATATGTATATGTTTCTTGGGTGATGTTTATGTTGTCAAATCAAGATTGACATAACATAATATGTATGGTTGTTGTGGGTTCTTCCTTGTATCTTTGATGGATTGATTTCTTGTGTCTCTGCATTTGCTTCCAAAGCTTATGATGAATGATAAGATTTGAAGGACATATTTTTTGTCAAATactatttctttttatatttaagaaataaaacttaatttttttgaaGTGATGTTAAGAATTTGTAGTTCTAAAGCCAACTAGTCATTCAAATTCTCATTAACTATTAGAATTTCAATTACAATGCTTCTTTACAACATAAAATGAATAGAAGCTAAAGATATACGAGAACTAAAAGTGGCTGTGGCAGAAAAGCTGAGCTGGGTTCATAAAAACAAGTTCAAAGAGTAAAAAATCACACACCATCAAACTAAAGCTGGCTACATAACAGCCTAAATGAAATAACCTTCATGTACTGGTTATGTCCCGGAAAACCTGAAGCCGATTCCTCCTCGATGAAACAGTGTTTGCTGATGCGTTATATCCACCCTTCACACCAAATGATTCTAGCTGTTGAGTTATATTCTCAATATGATGCTTAGAACGATCAGGATGTTGATAAATTATGTTGGAATTCAGATTTTCATCATTGAGAAATTCatccttttcttcctcttcaaCCATGTCTGCCCAGGTTTTCTTATTCGGTGCAGCATCTGCCGGTTTTTCCATTCCGATTTCTGATTCATCTTTAGAAGAAACCAATGGTTCTACATTAAGACTTTGCACAGAATGAGTAGTCACACTGCTTGATAGATTGCTAAATGAACCGCCAAAGGATTCTTCAGTCCATCTTGCCCTTCTTTGATCTCTATTATTTAGCCATGACAAAGAGTTTCTTGGCTGAGTGAATAGAACTCCAGATAAGCCTTCCTGAGCTTCCTCTTCCCCTAGGCCAACTGCAGAATAGTTTTCAGACTTCGCATTACTTGAACTAAGTGGTTCTTCTTTAAGTTTCTGGATCGAAGGTGAAGGCACACTTTCAGTGGTTGCAGTTTGCTCAAAAGAGAGCTTCCGAATCGAATTTCTAACTGTATCTTCTCCCCATCTTCCTCCTCTCCTCTGATCTGCAGTGTTGAAACCCCATGAACATCGTCTTGGTTGGGTTAACAAAACTTTTTCCGAGTTCTTCCTACTGGCTGCCAAGGAAGCATAAGTGTTTTTATTAGCAGAACCTACTTCTTGTCCAGCTGAATACCTCCAGCTTTCCTTCAGCTTGCTGCTGGAATACACAGACCCTTCACTCGGGCTTTCGAAATAGGAGCCTTTTCTCCACTTATCACTCAACATGGTTTGTGGAGAACATTGCAAACTACCTTTCAGTCCAATGGGTGTGCATTGTGAACTTGTTGTGTCATCATATCCAGACAAGTTACCATTCTTCTCAATACACCAAGGGATATTATCACCATTTCTAGGAAGGAAAACGCTAGCTTCCTTCAAACTTCTATCCCTGCATGATGTCAAACATCTTCGAGTTGCATTCCCTTTTTCCGGTTCCTGTGCCCCTGCCGGCTCTAACTTTGACTGCGTTTCTACTTGCATAAGAATTTCCATAGCACGTTCATATGATTTGGAGTAAGATTCATCCATCTCTTCAGTTCCAGCTGAAACTTTAACATCCTGGAGCAGTGATTTCGCTTCACCGAGCCTATTCATGTGCATCAAGCATATTGCCAAGTTGCATTGCTTATTCTTATCTGGTTCCAGAGACAAAGCTTTTCTGTGATGATACAAACTCAATGtcaaatacatgtatatacacttttaaaaaatataaacatagcacaccATACTATACCTGTAATGTTGTTCAGCAATTCCATAATTATGTTGCTGGAGATAGGCCCAGGCCAAATTCCCTAGTATCCTATAAAACATAAGATAGATTTGAAGAAAATATGAGTTGAAAGGATGAGGAGAATAAAGGGTAGGAATGCATGTAATATATCCCACCTTGATTTCTCTTGTTCAATAGTAATCTGAATCTTCTTCCCTTGAGATCTTGCAATCTTTGTCTTCTTCCCACCGAAAATGGTTCCTTCTTCGATGTTCCTCAGTTTGTTCTGAAGGATTTCAATCTCTTCATCAACCCTTCCAGACCTCTGCAACAACATATCATCATAATATTATTTCTCTGAAATTTTCAAAATCCTCTTGTATCTTCATACATTTCCATTCACTCCAGTTAGCTATGGCATTATGATCCTTAATCTGAACTACTCATTAATCTGCACTCAGTTTACTAACAAGCAAATGAAAACTAAGCTCAACAGAAACAAATAAACATTTGAAGATAAAGATTGGCATGGTACCTTGTAGAGTTCAACAAGGACATTATCAAGAGACTCCTGAGAATCATAAGGGCAAAGATGCCGGAAAGATTTGATTGCCTCAATAGCCTCATCAGATCTATTCAATTGTTTCATCACAACAGCCATGTCTTTCAATGCACTATCAACACGATCTCCAGCATTAATGGCTGCCCAGAACAGGGAAACGGCCTTACTGGGATCCTTGTCTACCAACTGTGCAcccaaaatccaaaaaaaaaaaaattaaaaaaagagcaACGTAAGTTCACATGGAATTCTAAAGCCTAAACTAGTAACCTGTAAGGTCACATGCAACTTGGATTTCCAGTTATACGGCCAATGGGGGAAAcagaaagaaacaagaaaaaaggAATTGGATCATCTCAGATACCAGGAAAATTTAGGGGATTCACCCATGCAAAAGAACCAGTAATCAAGAAAATATCCAGGAAACAGTAAGaagaaaaatggaaggaaaaagaTAATATCATTTACGATATTGATAATGGGAAATGGCGTAATTAACCTGGACGTGCTTTGCCCTGCCATAAGGAGAATCAGAAGCTGGCACTTTGTGAATGACATGAAAGCAATCGCCATTGTTGGCAGGCGAAATTCTTTTCCTCTCTGACATTGGCAAGACGGTGGTGGACTGTATTTTCTTCCATGCAGGCGGCTGTGGGGTCAAGAAACCCCTCGCTGGACAGTGTTTGTCGCTTGACCACATCGATTATCTGTTTTTTCTCACCAAAATCTCCAAACCCTTTTCAAGATTTTCCAAGAAAGTGTTTCTATCAGTCGAAAAGAAGGATTTTCGATCAATATACTAACGCTACTATTACTATTGTAAATAAAGGAAAAGAGTCTATTAATTTGGATCAATGCTGTTGAGTATCTCTTCAATTTTCTCTTGTGGTGGGATTTAGGGAAGGGAAAGCCACTTTATCTCTTGATAGTTTCT
The sequence above is drawn from the Gossypium hirsutum isolate 1008001.06 chromosome A05, Gossypium_hirsutum_v2.1, whole genome shotgun sequence genome and encodes:
- the LOC107941165 gene encoding tubulin beta-5 chain (The RefSeq protein has 1 substitution compared to this genomic sequence), with product MREILHIQGGQCGNQIGAKFWEVICDEHGIDNTGKYNGDSDLQLERINVYYNEASGGRYVPRAVLMDLEPGTMDSVRSGLFGQIFRPDNFVFGQSGAGNNWAKGHYTEGAELIDSVLDVVRKEAENCDCLQGFQVCHSLGGGTGSGMGTLLISKIREEYPDRMMLTFSVFPSPKVSDTVVEPYNATLSVHQLVENADECMVLDNEALYDICFRTLKLATPTFGDLNHLISATMSGVTCCLRFPGQLNSDLRKLAVNLIPFPRLHFFMDGFAPLTSRGSQQYRNLTVPELTQQMWDAKNMMCAADPRHGRYLTASAMFRGKMSTKEVDEQMINVQNKNSSYFVEWIPNNVKSSVCDIPPKGLKMASTFIGNSTSIQEMFRRVSEQFTAMFRRKAFLHWYTGEGMDEMEFTEAESNMNDLVAEYQQYQDATADDEYEEGEEEEEEAA
- the LOC107941164 gene encoding protein POLLENLESS 3-LIKE 1 — encoded protein: MWSSDKHCPARGFLTPQPPAWKKIQSTTVLPMSERKRISPANNGDCFHVIHKVPASDSPYGRAKHVQLVDKDPSKAVSLFWAAINAGDRVDSALKDMAVVMKQLNRSDEAIEAIKSFRHLCPYDSQESLDNVLVELYKRSGRVDEEIEILQNKLRNIEEGTIFGGKKTKIARSQGKKIQITIEQEKSRILGNLAWAYLQQHNYGIAEQHYRKALSLEPDKNKQCNLAICLMHMNRLGEAKSLLQDVKVSAGTEEMDESYSKSYERAMEILMQVETQSKLEPAGAQEPEKGNATRRCLTSCRDRSLKEASVFLPRNGDNIPWCIEKNGNLSGYDDTTSSQCTPIGLKGSLQCSPQTMLSDKWRKGSYFESPSEGSVYSSSKLKESWRYSAGQEVGSANKNTYASLAASRKNSEKVLLTQPRRCSWGFNTADQRRGGRWGEDTVRNSIRKLSFEQTATTESVPSPSIQKLKEEPLSSSNAKSENYSAVGLGEEEAQEGLSGVLFTQPRNSLSWLNNRDQRRARWTEESFGGSFSNLSSSVTTHSVQSLNVEPLVSSKDESEIGMEKPADAAPNKKTWADMVEEEEKDEFLNDENLNSNIIYQHPDRSKHHIENITQQLESFGVKGGYNASANTVSSRRNRLQVFRDITST